taaaggagggagagaggaggggttTGGTTCGGTGtgcccttcccttcccttccgcTAGCTGCTTCCTGTTTGTTTGCTCAGCCTTCgcttcttccttcctctccctctctatGGCTGCCGATTAACACTGTGCCCTCCGcttcctttttctctctcatGGCGGCAGCCTTCTTCGTTTTGCCTAGCTCTTGATCTCTGGCCTCTCTCCTTCTTCCCTCTGCACTGCCAGCCAGCTGATCTTGGCTTCTTGCTGTAGTGCCTCTGCACTTGTACTGCTAGCTGCAGAGAaagtagagagagagagaagggttTGCATCCTTGCAGGAAGAAAGaagggagaaagagagagaggaaaaggGCAAGGGAGAGAATCTGAAATTGTTTTGCAGTCATTGACCAACCCCAGTTCCCCCTTGTTTGTCCCCCCTTCCCCTCCTTGATACctgtgttgttgttggtggtTCCTTGAGATATTCcccgagctgctgctgctgcttctgctagGTCTCTGAAGTATACTCCTTGTCACCCATcctgcttcttctcctccattctTGAGTTAATGCCCTCCTCTGTAGTAGCGGCACCACCACCAATTTATTGTTGCGACCCCCTCATATGTTTGCGTTTGCGCCACCACGAGCACAGGCACAAGGCAGATAGTAGATATACCTAAGAAAAGCAAAGGCCGAGGCGAGGCTCGAATCCAAGTACGTTTTGCTTTATGTTTCATCACCatcttcagcagcagcagcaacagcagctgAGAAGAGATCAGGCAGAATCGGCAGATCAGGACAGCAGCATGTCCAACCTCACAACCTCCGCTTCTGCCGGCGCCAacccccctcctccttcctcgggCTCCAACAAGCGCAAGCGAAGCctccccgggaaccccggtaaTTAGCTTTTCTCAATTCTGCTGCCGTTAAAGTGTTTTCCGGTTGTTTGAACTGAAGGATGACTTGTTTTTTGATAAGTGCAGACCCGGAGTCGGAGGTGGTGGCGCTTTCGCCGGCGACGCTGATGGCGACGAACCGTTTCCTGTGCGAGATCTGCGGGAAAGGGTTCCAGCGGGACCAGAACCTGCAGCTGCACCGGCGGGGACACAACCTGCCGTGGAAGCTGAAGCAGCGCGGCAGCAAGGAGCTGGTGAGGAAGAAGGTGTACATCTGCCCCGAGGCGTCGTGCGTGCACCACGACCCTTCCCGGGCACTGGGCGATTTGACGGGGATCAAGAAGCACTTCTTCCGCAAGCACGGCGAGAAGAAGTGGAAGTGCGACAAGTGCTCCAAGAAGTACGCCGTGCAGTCCGACTGGAAGGCGCACTCCAAGATCTGCGGCACCCGCGAGTACAAGTGCGACTGCGGCACCGTATTCTCCAGGTTAGTGACTTAGTGATAACAAGGATTAAGGATATGCGATCCGTGTTAGTGACTTAGTGAGTCGTTGCTGGTTGCGGACGATAGgcaatgcatgcagcagtgGAAGGCCAAGGCAGATGAACACCATGTATGTGTCCATGGAAAGATGGACCACTTTTGGACtccttttccttccttttctttttgtatcCATGGCGCCATGGATGAGGTTGGGCTAAGCTCGTGCGTGCGAGCGTGTGAAGTGTGAACCGGGGGGATCGAGGAGAGCTAGAGTCGAGATTTTAGAAGGGGCGAGAGGAAATATGTCCATAGGACAAGGCAAGAGATATTCTGTGATGATGAGGAGTCGGAGCTTTGCAATTGCATCGGGGCAAGAGAATTCAGACATGTGAATCTCTCTGCAGAGCTGCCTTTCCTTTCTTCCATCTCACCGCTAGCTCTAGTCCTGACTTGCTCTCCCTCCTACGCTACGCTAGCTATAGCTATCTGGACTCTAGCTGGACAGCCTAATTGCCTATGCATATGCCTAACACTGTTCTCTCTCCTGTCACCTCCATGCGTCCTCTCCCTGATTCTCTCTCTTTGTTGGAGCTCTTTCGAtgggtagctagctagctagagactCGGATAACAACAAAGACAAGCAAACAAGGGGACGGGAGAAAAACTTTAGCTTTACCTTTCCTTCTGATCGGATCGTATCGTATTACTGAAATCCTGATcgctttcttcttcctttgttgcatgcatggtaaTGGCAGGCGGGACAGCTTCATCACGCACCGGGCCTTCTGCGACGCGCTGACCGAGGAGAGCGCCAAGGCCATCGGCGGCCTGCCCGTCTCCATGGCCCAGCACCACCAACACGCCATGCTCTTctccccgcccccgccgcagcACCACCACATCATGCACCAGGATAATCTCGCCGCCTTCCAGGAGCACCACCACGCCATGCAACAGCAGCAggtccagcagcagcattgcAACTACGCCGTGAAGCCGGAGATGCAGCCCTGGCCGACGGCCGCGATGCCCCcctacgacgacggcgacgtccATCACCACCAcgcgctgctgcagcagccgccgctctGCAATGTCGTCGCCAATGCCACCCCGcagagctccgccgccccaACGCCGCAAGCGcatcagcagcaacagcagcagatgctgcccgcgccggcagccggcgcGCACCTGTCGGCCACGGCGCTGCTGCAGAAGGCGGCGCAGATGGGGGCGACCATCGGCGGCAGCGCGCACTACGGCACCCAGATGGCGGGCGCGGCCACGTCCAGCGCGGCCGCGaacggcaacggcaacggcgCGTTCGGGCTCGGGCTGTCGTGCCTCAACAACGgcaacaaccagcagcagcagcagcagatgatgGGCCTCGCGGCCAggaccgccggcggccggggcagCGAGGTGGACGGCGAGGGCATGACCAGGGACTTCCTGGGGCTGCGCGCCTTCTCGCACCGCGACAtcctcggcctcgccggcTTCGACTCGACCtgcatggccgccgccgtcaacaacaacaacagcagcagcagcagcgccatgGCGCCGGCCTGCTACGAGCAGCCGCAGCAACATGGGCTTGGACAGTCGACGcagccacagcagcagcaaagcaGCGACGAGCCCTGGCATGGCATGAGCAGCCATAGCTAGCTATAGttgctttcttcctcctctcgcgCGTACGTCCAGCTTTCTGATCACCGCAGAGCCATAGCTAGCGCATGCTACATCATACTCAAGAGCACGATGCCTTTTGAACTGGGTaatcctctctctctcccggcCTCTCCATCTCTTGCGTTCATGCATGATATGTCATCATCTCATGAGATCATTCTTGGAACTAAGTTAAGGTTTCGATCATTCGATGGGTTGGTTCTACAGCTCGGAGGAGGTCTGTAATTTTTTGGGTTTTGGGGCCAGAAAGGCAACTGTAAGCTAAAGCTCGGATCAAggggaaaacaaaattaagctGTGTCAAAataatacatgcatgcagccgTCGTCTCTTAATTTTGTTACTGTATCTCCGTTTGCCGCCTTTTCTTCATTTTGCATCTCTTGCACTCAACAAGACTATCAGCTTCATTTGCATAAAATCGGTAAGCATATGTCTTCTCATGGCTACACTCCATTCGTAAGCCCCTTTTCTTTATCTAATAAGGCATGTATGCTTAATTTCTTtgttaaacaaaacaaaaaaggaggCAAAATATGGATGGCATGAATTAGGAGCAATACTAAATTAAAGGTGAAAAATAAAGAATTATGAATGAACTGAGACCTTCCATTGTGTAGATGTACTAGTCACTTTGGGTACCTCGATCTGCTACAAGAGCCTATGACGATATGATGTCCGTAGTTTactgatgcatgcatatgcgtGTCTGTGTACTGTACGCGTCGTGCAATCAGTCGATGTACCCGGCAGTGCGGTTACTATTCGCCCGTGACCAGGTTTTGTTCGTATCCGTCATGGG
The Brachypodium distachyon strain Bd21 chromosome 2, Brachypodium_distachyon_v3.0, whole genome shotgun sequence genome window above contains:
- the LOC100835399 gene encoding protein indeterminate-domain 7, yielding MFHHHLQQQQQQQLRRDQAESADQDSSMSNLTTSASAGANPPPPSSGSNKRKRSLPGNPDPESEVVALSPATLMATNRFLCEICGKGFQRDQNLQLHRRGHNLPWKLKQRGSKELVRKKVYICPEASCVHHDPSRALGDLTGIKKHFFRKHGEKKWKCDKCSKKYAVQSDWKAHSKICGTREYKCDCGTVFSRRDSFITHRAFCDALTEESAKAIGGLPVSMAQHHQHAMLFSPPPPQHHHIMHQDNLAAFQEHHHAMQQQQVQQQHCNYAVKPEMQPWPTAAMPPYDDGDVHHHHALLQQPPLCNVVANATPQSSAAPTPQAHQQQQQQMLPAPAAGAHLSATALLQKAAQMGATIGGSAHYGTQMAGAATSSAAANGNGNGAFGLGLSCLNNGNNQQQQQQMMGLAARTAGGRGSEVDGEGMTRDFLGLRAFSHRDILGLAGFDSTCMAAAVNNNNSSSSSAMAPACYEQPQQHGLGQSTQPQQQQSSDEPWHGMSSHS